In Hydrogenovibrio thermophilus, the following are encoded in one genomic region:
- a CDS encoding cadherin-like domain-containing protein has product MTAPAPQKTPPLTISAADMLSNDSDIDGDTLSIDSFTQPANGTLVDNGDGTFSYTPNADYNGTDSFTYTVSDGNGGTDTATVNLTVTPDNDMPVAVDDSASTTEDTALTISAADMLSNDSDIDGDTLSIDSFTQPANGTLVDNGDGTFSYTPNADYNGTDSFTYTVSDGNGGTDTATVNLTVTPDNDMPVAVDDSASTTEDTALTISAADMLSNDSDIDGDTLSIDSFTQPANGTLVDNGDGTFSYTPNADYNGTDSFTYTVSDGNGGTDTATVNLTVTPDNDMPVAVDDSASTTEDTALTISAADMLSNDSDIDGDTLSIDSFHPASERHLSGQWRWHLQLHAKCGLQRN; this is encoded by the coding sequence ATGACAGCGCCAGCACCACAGAAGACACCGCCTTTAACGATCAGTGCGGCGGACATGCTGAGCAACGACAGCGATATCGATGGTGATACGCTGAGCATCGACAGCTTCACCCAGCCAGCGAACGGCACCTTAGTGGACAATGGCGATGGCACCTTCAGCTACACGCCAAATGCGGACTACAACGGAACTGACAGCTTCACCTACACGGTCAGTGACGGCAATGGCGGCACGGATACGGCGACGGTGAACCTGACGGTCACCCCAGACAACGACATGCCGGTAGCGGTCGATGACAGCGCCAGCACCACAGAAGACACCGCCTTAACGATCAGTGCGGCGGACATGCTGAGCAACGACAGCGATATCGATGGTGATACGCTGAGCATCGACAGCTTCACCCAGCCAGCGAACGGCACCTTAGTGGACAATGGCGATGGCACCTTCAGCTACACGCCAAATGCGGACTACAACGGAACTGACAGCTTCACCTACACGGTCAGTGACGGCAATGGCGGCACGGATACGGCGACGGTGAACCTGACGGTCACCCCAGACAACGACATGCCGGTAGCGGTCGATGACAGCGCCAGCACCACAGAAGACACCGCCTTAACGATCAGTGCGGCGGACATGCTGAGCAACGACAGCGATATCGATGGTGATACGCTGAGCATCGACAGCTTCACCCAGCCAGCGAACGGCACCTTAGTGGACAATGGCGATGGCACCTTCAGCTACACGCCAAATGCGGACTACAACGGAACTGACAGCTTCACCTACACGGTCAGTGACGGCAATGGCGGCACGGATACGGCGACGGTGAACCTGACGGTCACCCCAGACAACGACATGCCGGTAGCGGTCGATGACAGCGCCAGCACCACAGAAGACACCGCCTTAACGATCAGTGCGGCGGACATGCTGAGCAACGACAGCGATATCGATGGTGATACGCTGAGCATCGACAGCTTTCACCCAGCCAGCGAACGGCACCTTAGTGGACAATGGCGATGGCACCTTCAGCTACACGCCAAATGCGGACTACAACGGAACTGA
- a CDS encoding cadherin-like domain-containing protein, producing MNLTVTPDNDMPVAVDDSASTTEDTALTISAADMLSNDSDIDGDTLSIDSFTQPANGTLVDNGDGTFSYTPNADYNGTDSFTYTVSDGNGGTDTATVNLTVTPDNDMPVAVDDSASTTEDTALTISAADMLSNDSDIDGDTLSIDSFTQPANGTLVDNGDGTFSYTPNADYNGTDSFTYTVSDGNGGTDTATVNLTVTPDNDMPVAVDDSASTTEDTALTISAADMLSNDSDIDGDTLSIDSFTQPANGTLVDNGDGTFSYTPNADYNGTDSFTYTVSDGNGGTDTATVNLTVTPDNDMPVAVDDSASTTEDTALTISAADMLSNDSDIDGDTLSIDSFTQPANGTLVDNGDGTFSYTPNADYNGTDSFTYTVSDGNGGTDTATVNLTVTPDNDMPVAVDDSASTTEDTALTISAADMLSNDSDIDGDTLSIDSFTQPANGTLVDNGDGTFSYTPNADYNGTDSFTYTVSDGNGGTDTATVNLTVTPDNDMPVAVDDSASTTEDTALTISAADMLSNDSDIDGDTLSIDSFTQPANGTLVDNGDGTFSYTPNADYNGTDSFTYTVSDGNGGTDTATVNLTVTPDNDMPVAVDDSASTTEDTALTISAADMLSNDSDIDGDTLSIDSFTQPANGTLVDNGDGTFSYTPNADYNGTDSFTYTVSDGNGGTDTATVNLTVTPDNDMPVAVDDSASTTEDTALTISAADMLSNDSDIDGDTLSIDSFTQPANGTLVDNGDGTFSYTPNADYNGTDSFTYTVSDGNGGTDTATVNLTVTPDNDMPVAVDDSASTTEDTALTISAADMLSNDSDIDGDTLSIDSFTQPANGTLVDNGDGTFSYTPNADYNGTDSFTYTVSDGNGGTDTATVNLTVTPDNDMPVAVDDSASTTEDTAFNDQCGGHAEQRQRYRW from the coding sequence GTGAACCTGACGGTCACCCCAGACAACGACATGCCGGTAGCGGTCGATGACAGCGCCAGCACCACAGAAGACACCGCCTTAACGATCAGTGCGGCGGACATGCTGAGCAACGACAGCGATATCGATGGTGATACGCTGAGCATCGACAGCTTCACCCAGCCAGCGAACGGCACCTTAGTGGACAATGGCGATGGCACCTTCAGCTACACGCCAAATGCGGACTACAACGGAACTGACAGCTTCACCTACACGGTCAGTGACGGCAATGGCGGCACGGATACGGCGACGGTGAACCTGACGGTCACCCCAGACAACGACATGCCGGTAGCGGTCGATGACAGCGCCAGCACCACAGAAGACACCGCCTTAACGATCAGTGCGGCGGACATGCTGAGCAACGACAGCGATATCGATGGTGATACGCTGAGCATCGACAGCTTCACCCAGCCAGCGAACGGCACCTTAGTGGACAATGGCGATGGCACCTTCAGCTACACGCCAAATGCGGACTACAACGGAACTGACAGCTTCACCTACACGGTCAGTGACGGCAATGGCGGCACGGATACGGCGACGGTGAACCTGACGGTCACCCCAGACAACGACATGCCGGTAGCGGTCGATGACAGCGCCAGCACCACAGAAGACACCGCCTTAACGATCAGTGCGGCGGACATGCTGAGCAACGACAGCGATATCGATGGTGATACGCTGAGCATCGACAGCTTCACCCAGCCAGCGAACGGCACCTTAGTGGACAATGGCGATGGCACCTTCAGCTACACGCCAAATGCGGACTACAACGGAACTGACAGCTTCACCTACACGGTCAGTGACGGCAATGGCGGCACGGATACGGCGACGGTGAACCTGACGGTCACCCCAGACAACGACATGCCGGTAGCGGTCGATGACAGCGCCAGCACCACAGAAGACACCGCCTTAACGATCAGTGCGGCGGACATGCTGAGCAACGACAGCGATATCGATGGTGATACGCTGAGCATCGACAGCTTCACCCAGCCAGCGAACGGCACCTTAGTGGACAATGGCGATGGCACCTTCAGCTACACGCCAAATGCGGACTACAACGGAACTGACAGCTTCACCTACACGGTCAGTGACGGCAATGGCGGCACGGATACGGCGACGGTGAACCTGACGGTCACCCCAGACAACGACATGCCGGTAGCGGTCGATGACAGCGCCAGCACCACAGAAGACACCGCCTTAACGATCAGTGCGGCGGACATGCTGAGCAACGACAGCGATATCGATGGTGATACGCTGAGCATCGACAGCTTCACCCAGCCAGCGAACGGCACCTTAGTGGACAATGGCGATGGCACCTTCAGCTACACGCCAAATGCGGACTACAACGGAACTGACAGCTTCACCTACACGGTCAGTGACGGCAATGGCGGCACGGATACGGCGACGGTGAACCTGACGGTCACCCCAGACAACGACATGCCGGTAGCGGTCGATGACAGCGCCAGCACCACAGAAGACACCGCCTTAACGATCAGTGCGGCGGACATGCTGAGCAACGACAGCGATATCGATGGTGATACGCTGAGCATCGACAGCTTCACCCAGCCAGCGAACGGCACCTTAGTGGACAATGGCGATGGCACCTTCAGCTACACGCCAAATGCGGACTACAACGGAACTGACAGCTTCACCTACACGGTCAGTGACGGCAATGGCGGCACGGATACGGCGACGGTGAACCTGACGGTCACCCCAGACAACGACATGCCGGTAGCGGTCGATGACAGCGCCAGCACCACAGAAGACACCGCCTTAACGATCAGTGCGGCGGACATGCTGAGCAACGACAGCGATATCGATGGTGATACGCTGAGCATCGACAGCTTCACCCAGCCAGCGAACGGCACCTTAGTGGACAATGGCGATGGCACCTTCAGCTACACGCCAAATGCGGACTACAACGGAACTGACAGCTTCACCTACACGGTCAGTGACGGCAATGGCGGCACGGATACGGCGACGGTGAACCTGACGGTCACCCCAGACAACGACATGCCGGTAGCGGTCGATGACAGCGCCAGCACCACAGAAGACACCGCCTTAACGATCAGTGCGGCGGACATGCTGAGCAACGACAGCGATATCGATGGTGATACGCTGAGCATCGACAGCTTCACCCAGCCAGCGAACGGCACCTTAGTGGACAATGGCGATGGCACCTTCAGCTACACGCCAAATGCGGACTACAACGGAACTGACAGCTTCACCTACACGGTCAGTGACGGCAATGGCGGCACGGATACGGCGACGGTGAACCTGACGGTCACCCCAGACAACGACATGCCGGTAGCGGTCGATGACAGCGCCAGCACCACAGAAGACACCGCCTTAACGATCAGTGCGGCGGACATGCTGAGCAACGACAGCGATATCGATGGTGATACGCTGAGCATCGACAGCTTCACCCAGCCAGCGAACGGCACCTTAGTGGACAATGGCGATGGCACCTTCAGCTACACGCCAAATGCGGACTACAACGGAACTGACAGCTTCACCTACACGGTCAGTGACGGCAATGGCGGCACGGATACGGCGACGGTGAACCTGACGGTCACCCCAGACAACGACATGCCGGTAGCGGTCGATGACAGCGCCAGCACCACAGAAGACACCGCCTTTAACGATCAGTGCGGCGGACATGCTGAGCAACGACAGCGATATCGATGGTGA